Proteins encoded in a region of the Methanobrevibacter millerae genome:
- a CDS encoding nucleotidyltransferase domain-containing protein: MNDRIEIAKKFAKTIKSDDIKLIMLFGSVARGEDTEESDIDILIVSPNADDLRYKINRIAVDIILEKDEVISPHLMTEEHFNKTKNNPFLTNVLNEGVVIG; this comes from the coding sequence ATGAATGATAGGATTGAAATAGCTAAAAAATTCGCAAAAACTATTAAATCTGATGATATCAAATTAATCATGTTATTTGGTTCTGTTGCTCGTGGTGAAGATACTGAAGAGTCAGATATAGATATTCTGATTGTATCTCCTAATGCTGATGATTTAAGATATAAAATTAATAGAATAGCTGTTGATATTATTCTTGAAAAAGATGAAGTGATTTCTCCACATTTAATGACGGAAGAACATTTTAATAAAACAAAAAATAATCCATTTTTAACTAATGTGCTTAATGAAGGTGTTGTAATTGGATAA
- a CDS encoding HEPN domain-containing protein, which translates to MDNVREAFNVGKEQLISSKMLFEGEQYRDSVTLSYYAMYSSALALLLKKGISPKTHEGTLRQLAKEYVKKGLLSKEAYDYLYDGRTLRNKSSYDYSLVFSEKLAEELILQAEKFIDEVEQLL; encoded by the coding sequence TTGGATAATGTTAGAGAAGCATTTAATGTAGGTAAGGAGCAATTAATTTCAAGTAAAATGTTGTTTGAAGGTGAACAGTATAGGGATTCAGTGACTTTGTCTTATTATGCAATGTATTCTTCTGCTTTGGCATTGTTATTAAAAAAGGGTATATCTCCAAAAACTCATGAAGGAACTTTGAGGCAACTAGCTAAAGAGTATGTTAAAAAAGGTTTGTTAAGTAAGGAAGCTTATGATTATCTCTATGATGGTAGAACACTTAGAAATAAATCTAGTTATGATTATTCTCTTGTTTTTTCTGAAAAATTAGCTGAAGAGCTTATTTTACAAGCTGAAAAATTTATTGATGAAGTTGAGCAGTTATTATGA
- a CDS encoding IS4 family transposase, giving the protein MFSYFKSAIDNIVKPASFFVIDEKRFTRDSKFSFKDYVTFFCVNKGTSNQADLEDFIEDDFTNNLETITRQALSKQRVFINPLVFKEISKEYLRLIGYNRNNHFFKEYKGFRLYGGDGSDFEIPDFEEVRRDFGIKDTPKYRKPAMAKFSSIMDLLNGFILDGIIGNYKQAELPLMHQNLDNIQDLIIPEKSIFIFDRGYNAMELYTHIMSINSYFIVRLKDKSYIDERYTIKENDSEIKIKLTKDRIKKFHNPSLKEEYEKEEHLNLRILTIELDNGKTETLLTNIFNKEFQIKDFKELYNLRWGIETNYNTMKNRLNIENYSGKKRITIKQDIYSKFLKYNVFQHYENYFNLLINRTQRQKGKLGLFKVNQAHLIRKLKKYLPIMILNPTPEIIRTYTKNLIISCTKSPNKSTKKQTTKRNPKKQRKFNLNYRPT; this is encoded by the coding sequence ATGTTTTCTTATTTTAAATCAGCAATTGATAATATTGTAAAACCAGCATCATTCTTTGTAATTGATGAAAAAAGATTTACAAGAGATAGTAAATTTTCATTCAAAGATTATGTGACTTTCTTTTGCGTAAACAAAGGCACTTCCAATCAAGCAGATCTTGAAGATTTCATCGAAGATGATTTCACCAACAATCTCGAAACAATAACAAGACAAGCACTATCCAAACAAAGAGTATTCATAAATCCACTAGTATTTAAAGAAATAAGTAAAGAATATTTACGTTTAATTGGTTATAATAGAAATAATCACTTTTTTAAGGAATACAAAGGTTTTCGTTTGTATGGTGGTGACGGATCTGATTTTGAAATTCCTGATTTTGAAGAAGTGCGAAGAGATTTTGGAATCAAAGACACACCAAAATACAGAAAACCTGCAATGGCCAAATTTTCATCAATAATGGACTTATTAAACGGATTTATACTCGATGGAATCATAGGAAACTACAAACAAGCAGAATTACCACTCATGCACCAAAATCTTGACAACATTCAAGACTTAATAATCCCAGAAAAATCAATTTTCATATTTGACAGAGGATACAATGCCATGGAACTATACACACACATAATGTCCATAAATAGTTATTTTATAGTCAGATTAAAGGATAAAAGCTACATAGACGAACGATACACAATTAAAGAAAACGACTCCGAAATCAAAATCAAACTAACCAAAGACAGAATAAAAAAATTCCACAACCCCTCATTAAAAGAAGAATATGAAAAAGAAGAACATCTAAATCTAAGAATACTAACCATTGAACTAGATAATGGAAAAACAGAAACATTATTAACAAACATTTTCAATAAAGAGTTCCAAATCAAAGATTTTAAAGAACTCTATAATTTACGCTGGGGAATCGAAACCAACTACAATACAATGAAAAACAGACTAAACATCGAAAATTACAGCGGCAAAAAAAGAATAACAATAAAACAAGACATATATTCAAAATTCCTAAAATATAACGTCTTTCAACATTACGAAAACTACTTCAACCTACTAATAAACAGAACGCAACGACAAAAAGGAAAACTTGGACTCTTCAAGGTAAATCAAGCACACTTAATTCGAAAATTAAAAAAATATTTGCCTATAATGATTTTAAACCCAACACCAGAAATAATACGAACTTACACAAAAAATCTGATAATTTCCTGCACGAAATCCCCAAACAAATCCACGAAAAAACAGACAACAAAAAGAAACCCTAAAAAACAGAGAAAATTCAATCTGAACTACAGACCAACATAA
- a CDS encoding winged helix-turn-helix transcriptional regulator, with translation MFLGKKHFFEFKENKPNLSNNVLSDTLKSMEKNGLIVKKVSN, from the coding sequence ATGTTTTTGGGTAAGAAGCATTTTTTTGAATTTAAGGAAAATAAGCCCAATCTCTCCAATAATGTGTTGTCTGATACTTTGAAATCCATGGAGAAAAACGGACTCATTGTAAAAAAAGTTTCAAATTAG
- a CDS encoding NADP-dependent oxidoreductase codes for MKAAILDKYDKNGTDVEIREVPVPEIGSDDVLVKIAYAGVNPLDNMIIRGEVKLITPYKLPLVMGNEFSGIVEAVGSGVSNFKKGDRVYARMPLDKIGAFAEFTAINKDALAHIPDYMDFEKAACVPLTALTAMQAFELLDVKSGESIFISGGTGSLGAMAIPIAKSLGLKVITSGSARNRDRVVELGVDEFFDYKTQDYSQILSDVDYVLDTLGEKELEKEFKILKNNGSLVSLKGLPNKEFAERMGFSFVKKTLFGFAGMKFDKMAGKKNQNYYFLFVEPNGPQLEKVSQIFEQNNIEASVDEVYELSDVNDALRKVGTGGSKGKTLIKI; via the coding sequence ATGAAAGCAGCTATTTTAGATAAATATGATAAAAACGGGACGGATGTTGAAATTAGGGAGGTTCCTGTACCTGAAATTGGCAGTGATGATGTTTTGGTTAAAATTGCCTATGCTGGAGTTAATCCTTTGGATAACATGATTATTCGCGGAGAAGTAAAACTCATCACTCCATATAAATTGCCTTTGGTTATGGGAAACGAATTTTCAGGTATTGTCGAGGCGGTTGGAAGCGGTGTGTCCAACTTTAAAAAGGGCGACCGCGTATATGCAAGAATGCCTCTTGATAAGATTGGTGCTTTTGCAGAGTTCACTGCAATAAATAAGGATGCTCTTGCACATATTCCTGATTATATGGACTTTGAAAAGGCTGCCTGTGTTCCGTTAACTGCTCTTACTGCAATGCAGGCTTTTGAATTGTTGGATGTTAAATCAGGTGAATCAATATTCATTTCTGGCGGAACCGGCAGTTTGGGCGCTATGGCAATCCCTATAGCAAAAAGTTTGGGGTTGAAAGTTATAACCAGCGGAAGTGCTAGAAACAGGGATAGGGTTGTTGAATTGGGTGTTGATGAGTTCTTTGACTATAAGACTCAGGACTATTCTCAAATCCTGTCTGATGTAGATTATGTATTGGATACTTTGGGTGAAAAGGAACTTGAAAAGGAGTTTAAAATATTGAAAAACAATGGTTCATTGGTATCACTTAAAGGACTTCCAAACAAGGAATTTGCTGAAAGGATGGGTTTTTCATTTGTTAAAAAAACATTGTTCGGCTTTGCAGGAATGAAATTTGACAAAATGGCAGGCAAAAAGAACCAGAATTATTACTTTTTGTTTGTTGAACCAAACGGCCCTCAACTTGAAAAAGTTTCTCAAATATTTGAGCAGAACAATATTGAAGCATCTGTTGATGAAGTATATGAGTTATCTGATGTTAATGATGCTCTTAGAAAAGTAGGTACGGGTGGTTCCAAAGGAAAAACATTGATTAAAATTTAA
- a CDS encoding C-GCAxxG-C-C family protein produces MSRVDEAVGLFEDGHLCSQAVFSVFCEEFGLSRDDAFKIGACFGSGMRQGEVCGACTGALMAIGLKYGENKKDCTELSNEFFKEFSNENGSYICNDLLGCDIRTPEGVQHAIDNNLFKELCPKMVASAVKITEKIIDR; encoded by the coding sequence ATGTCTAGGGTGGATGAAGCTGTTGGGTTGTTTGAAGATGGGCATTTGTGTTCACAGGCTGTGTTCAGTGTCTTCTGTGAGGAATTCGGACTTTCTAGGGATGATGCCTTTAAAATAGGGGCTTGTTTTGGAAGTGGTATGCGTCAGGGAGAAGTCTGCGGAGCCTGCACTGGTGCTTTAATGGCTATTGGATTAAAATATGGTGAAAACAAAAAGGACTGCACTGAACTTTCAAACGAATTTTTTAAGGAATTTTCAAATGAGAACGGTTCATATATCTGCAATGATCTTTTAGGATGTGACATAAGAACTCCTGAAGGTGTACAGCATGCAATTGATAATAATCTCTTTAAGGAATTATGTCCTAAGATGGTTGCATCAGCAGTAAAGATAACGGAAAAAATAATAGATAGATAA
- a CDS encoding flavodoxin — translation MKKIILLLILSLIVVGLGISEVTAVSDAETQANDILNKNNTDSKILVVYFSRTGENYNVGNVEVGNTAMVASYIKDYLKADSFEIIPVNKYPDKYQECLDQTTKEKNENARPEIQNKITNFDQYDTIFVGYPIWWGNLPMIMHTFFESYDFNGKKVIPFNTHEGSGDAGTYSTVQKDLPKANVTTDGLALDGKTARSDDGKQKTIDWLKGLGY, via the coding sequence ATGAAAAAAATAATACTGTTATTAATATTATCCCTAATCGTAGTCGGATTAGGAATAAGTGAAGTGACTGCAGTTTCAGATGCAGAAACACAGGCAAATGACATTTTAAATAAAAACAATACAGACAGCAAAATTTTAGTAGTGTATTTCTCAAGAACCGGTGAAAATTATAATGTAGGAAATGTTGAAGTCGGAAACACAGCAATGGTAGCATCATACATCAAAGATTATCTGAAAGCAGATTCATTTGAGATAATACCAGTAAACAAATATCCAGACAAGTATCAGGAATGTTTAGATCAGACAACAAAAGAAAAAAATGAAAATGCAAGGCCGGAAATTCAAAACAAAATAACAAATTTCGATCAATACGACACAATATTTGTAGGATATCCCATATGGTGGGGAAACTTGCCTATGATAATGCACACTTTCTTTGAGTCATATGACTTCAATGGAAAAAAGGTTATTCCATTCAACACTCATGAGGGCTCAGGAGATGCAGGAACTTATTCAACAGTACAAAAAGACTTGCCAAAGGCCAACGTTACAACAGACGGACTCGCACTTGACGGCAAAACAGCCAGAAGCGATGATGGAAAACAAAAAACAATAGACTGGTTAAAAGGCTTAGGATATTAA
- a CDS encoding SDR family oxidoreductase, whose protein sequence is MAYFINAAGVSPSQAPIEAILKVDLYGTAVLLEEVGKVIKKGGCGVTISSQSGHRMEQLGAEIDEQLAMTPTEELLDLEILQPENIKDTLHAYQLAKRCNVKRVMYEACRWGEKGARINSISPGIIVTPLALDEFNGPRGDFYKNMFANCPSGRPGTADEVASIAKLLMSDEGAFFSGSDILIDGGATASYFYGKLRPE, encoded by the coding sequence ATCGCATATTTCATCAATGCTGCCGGAGTATCACCCTCACAGGCACCCATAGAAGCTATCCTGAAAGTGGATTTGTATGGAACTGCAGTGCTTTTAGAGGAAGTTGGAAAAGTAATTAAAAAAGGCGGATGCGGAGTTACGATATCATCACAATCGGGACATAGAATGGAACAGCTGGGTGCTGAAATAGATGAACAGCTTGCAATGACACCAACTGAAGAACTGCTTGATTTGGAAATTCTGCAACCGGAAAACATCAAAGACACACTTCATGCATACCAATTGGCAAAGCGATGCAATGTCAAAAGGGTAATGTATGAGGCATGCCGATGGGGAGAAAAAGGTGCTAGAATAAACTCCATATCTCCAGGAATCATTGTAACACCCCTTGCTTTGGATGAATTCAATGGTCCTCGAGGAGACTTCTACAAAAACATGTTTGCAAACTGTCCATCAGGAAGACCCGGAACTGCTGATGAGGTTGCAAGCATAGCAAAACTGCTCATGAGCGATGAAGGTGCATTTTTCTCAGGTTCCGACATATTGATAGACGGCGGAGCCACTGCATCATACTTCTACGGAAAATTAAGGCCTGAGTGA
- a CDS encoding YgjV family protein gives MSLAWNILIGNGISFIAGIFLIISYCVNDVKKAYKYQFFNAFILSISSVFFFSWTGVVTMLIAASRNLFVYYDRLTKNWTIFFLLITVVLGIHVNNLGFVGLLPVFAIMEITLCNYYLKDIKSLKIGFIVNSAIYILYFLTIFDISSVAMESITALIGLVSLIQLVRNK, from the coding sequence ATGAGTTTAGCATGGAATATTCTGATTGGTAATGGAATATCATTTATTGCAGGAATCTTTTTAATAATCAGCTATTGTGTCAATGATGTTAAAAAGGCTTACAAGTATCAGTTTTTTAATGCATTCATACTTTCAATATCTTCTGTTTTCTTTTTTTCCTGGACTGGAGTCGTTACCATGCTGATTGCAGCTTCAAGAAATCTTTTTGTTTATTACGACAGGTTAACTAAAAATTGGACGATTTTTTTTCTTTTGATTACTGTTGTTTTGGGTATTCATGTTAATAATTTAGGTTTTGTAGGTTTATTGCCTGTTTTTGCAATAATGGAAATTACTTTATGCAATTATTACTTAAAAGACATTAAATCCCTTAAGATTGGCTTTATTGTAAATAGTGCTATCTATATACTATATTTCTTGACTATTTTCGATATCTCTTCTGTTGCTATGGAGTCAATAACTGCACTGATAGGTTTAGTTTCACTTATTCAACTTGTAAGAAATAAATAA
- a CDS encoding ATP-binding protein: MEDVIYNYIIKQLSEVPMILNRKLSYKNIKFNSKNEFDKLRLMIDSFLDGESEERYFVLPGIRGVGKTTILYQCYEYLLKEKNFNSSDLLYISCETTNFAGQTDIKKIIEIYLDKIHNTTPALLDKTVFIFIDEAHFDENWAMNGKILYDESPYIFLILTGSSSLHLNYNSDAARRLNILPVMPLNYSQHLSLKYNYQTDFGNDLIELIFTGNIESAQEKELKIQKDLIGLKDYPLNDWNIYLKYGGFPATFNIKFEDVIVSKLWTIISKVITVDMANVFNLNRNNQNLTYKTLVYLASQKPGEISHDKLSNYLDCGKTTINNIINILEKTQLIFHSEAYGGASKKVKKPWKYNFATPSIRNCINIKFGNNAGSKSEYDGILLENQIASNLFNLNNSNVSFDFNVYYDSQKGGVDFIVKKLFGSAIPIESGIGSKTKRQVKKAMNKYDADYGIVVSNKTDFIEKEDDVIFIPPKTFSFLSK, translated from the coding sequence ATGGAAGATGTAATTTATAATTATATAATAAAACAGCTGTCTGAAGTGCCAATGATTCTAAACAGGAAATTATCATATAAAAACATCAAGTTTAATAGTAAAAACGAATTTGATAAGCTCAGATTGATGATTGATAGTTTTTTAGATGGGGAATCTGAAGAGAGATACTTTGTACTTCCAGGAATTCGAGGGGTTGGAAAAACAACAATACTATACCAATGCTATGAATACTTGTTAAAGGAAAAAAACTTCAATTCAAGTGATCTGTTATATATTTCATGCGAAACAACAAATTTTGCAGGTCAAACAGATATCAAAAAAATAATAGAAATATATTTGGATAAAATTCACAATACAACTCCTGCACTTTTAGACAAAACGGTTTTCATTTTCATTGATGAAGCACACTTTGATGAGAACTGGGCAATGAATGGTAAAATTCTCTATGATGAGTCTCCATATATTTTCCTGATATTGACAGGTTCATCATCACTTCACCTGAATTACAATTCTGATGCAGCCAGAAGGCTCAATATACTGCCGGTAATGCCATTAAACTATTCACAGCACTTGAGCTTAAAATACAACTACCAAACGGATTTTGGAAATGATCTGATTGAGTTGATATTCACAGGAAACATTGAATCTGCACAGGAAAAGGAGCTTAAAATCCAAAAGGATTTAATAGGATTGAAAGATTATCCATTAAATGATTGGAACATTTACTTAAAATATGGTGGTTTTCCTGCAACATTCAACATCAAATTCGAGGATGTAATTGTATCAAAATTATGGACAATAATATCAAAAGTGATAACTGTCGATATGGCAAATGTATTCAATTTAAATAGGAACAATCAAAACTTGACTTATAAAACACTTGTATATCTTGCATCACAAAAACCGGGAGAAATATCACATGACAAACTGTCAAACTACTTGGATTGTGGCAAAACAACCATAAATAATATTATCAATATATTGGAAAAGACACAACTGATATTTCACAGTGAAGCTTATGGAGGGGCTTCTAAAAAAGTCAAAAAGCCATGGAAATATAACTTCGCAACGCCGAGTATCAGAAACTGCATAAATATAAAATTTGGAAACAATGCAGGATCAAAAAGTGAATATGATGGGATACTATTGGAAAATCAAATAGCATCCAATCTATTTAATCTAAATAACAGTAATGTCTCATTTGATTTCAATGTCTATTATGATTCACAAAAGGGAGGTGTTGATTTTATCGTTAAAAAATTATTCGGCAGTGCAATACCAATAGAATCGGGAATAGGGAGCAAAACAAAAAGGCAAGTAAAAAAAGCAATGAACAAATATGATGCAGATTATGGGATTGTAGTTTCAAATAAAACAGATTTCATAGAAAAGGAAGATGATGTGATATTCATACCTCCAAAAACATTTTCTTTTTTATCTAAATGA
- a CDS encoding RNA-guided endonuclease TnpB family protein: MVDVKKGMKVKIYPTQEQKDCFHRNFGCCRKAHNVVLDKYNKMHSNDSNLRPTFTFLNKLLNEAKREFPYLEDVESTSLQQEIRDLATSFDNFFKNPSHFNKPHFHKKKTVKLSFRQTIRQDIRIIQKNKMILRKYGKVKFHTSQEYFQIQNDKNTKFNNVTISFDGIDYFATFNIDFTEEEWELTGKNVGCDINSNVNGWLVTSDEEKEYFDIDHENQMVKLINRIMAKCTNGSKKWKKQKIRLLKWYHQRSNKLDDYIEKLSTEMVKKYDAIVFEKNYSKIKILIGGEQNMVFPLTKFITKLQDKFARHKPQAEGVVFVDAKYTSKKCHFCGNINHELDVKTRKWKCPNCGKILDRDINAAINILNRWDYGDSLENAK, translated from the coding sequence ATGGTGGATGTTAAAAAGGGAATGAAGGTTAAGATTTATCCTACTCAGGAGCAGAAGGATTGTTTTCATAGGAATTTTGGTTGCTGTCGCAAGGCCCATAATGTCGTTCTTGACAAATACAATAAAATGCACAGTAACGATTCCAACCTAAGACCCACATTTACATTCTTAAATAAACTACTAAATGAAGCCAAGAGGGAATTTCCTTATTTGGAGGATGTAGAATCAACAAGTCTCCAACAGGAAATAAGAGACTTGGCCACATCATTCGATAATTTCTTTAAAAATCCATCACACTTCAATAAACCCCATTTTCACAAAAAGAAAACAGTTAAACTATCATTCAGACAAACAATAAGACAAGACATTAGAATCATCCAAAAAAATAAAATGATTCTGAGAAAATATGGCAAAGTAAAATTCCACACAAGCCAAGAATACTTCCAAATACAAAACGACAAAAATACAAAATTCAACAATGTAACAATCTCCTTTGATGGAATAGACTACTTTGCAACATTCAACATTGATTTCACTGAAGAAGAATGGGAACTAACAGGTAAAAATGTAGGTTGTGATATTAATTCAAATGTAAACGGCTGGCTGGTCACAAGCGATGAGGAAAAGGAATACTTTGACATTGACCATGAAAACCAAATGGTCAAATTAATCAACCGGATAATGGCCAAATGCACAAATGGAAGCAAAAAATGGAAAAAACAGAAAATCAGACTATTAAAATGGTATCATCAACGATCCAATAAACTTGACGACTATATAGAGAAACTTTCAACAGAAATGGTCAAAAAATATGATGCCATAGTATTTGAGAAAAATTACTCAAAAATTAAAATATTGATTGGTGGCGAGCAAAACATGGTGTTTCCACTCACAAAATTCATAACTAAACTACAAGACAAATTTGCTAGGCACAAACCTCAAGCAGAAGGCGTAGTATTTGTAGATGCAAAATATACCAGTAAAAAATGTCATTTTTGCGGAAACATCAACCATGAATTAGATGTGAAAACTCGAAAATGGAAATGTCCAAACTGCGGTAAAATACTAGACCGTGACATTAACGCCGCCATTAATATTTTGAACCGGTGGGACTACGGGGATAGCCTAGAAAACGCCAAATAA
- a CDS encoding reverse transcriptase N-terminal domain-containing protein — translation MSYTQNYDVLESTASYTTIWRETNWKKVNRYVNKLRHRIFRAESEGNSRKVRDLQRLLIRSKAALKLAIRRVTQTNKGKRTPGVDGFTAMNDAKRGKLFVKLNNRDIKKHKPKPVKRIYIPKKNGKKRSLGIPTIIDRVYQELLRLALEPQWEARFEPTSYGFRPARRTHDALERIFFNTKSGKWSQVFEGDFVRQEVSLSSF, via the coding sequence ATGAGTTATACTCAAAACTATGATGTTTTAGAGTCCACAGCATCATACACTACAATTTGGCGAGAAACCAATTGGAAGAAAGTCAACAGGTATGTAAATAAACTAAGACATAGGATATTTCGTGCTGAAAGTGAAGGAAATAGTAGAAAGGTTAGAGATTTACAAAGACTGCTAATTCGCAGTAAGGCGGCTTTGAAATTAGCAATACGTAGAGTTACTCAAACCAATAAAGGTAAGAGGACTCCGGGTGTTGATGGTTTTACAGCCATGAATGATGCCAAACGAGGAAAATTATTTGTTAAACTGAATAATAGAGATATTAAGAAACATAAGCCAAAACCTGTCAAACGTATTTATATTCCAAAAAAGAACGGTAAAAAACGTTCTTTAGGAATACCAACTATAATCGATAGAGTATATCAGGAGTTGCTTCGTCTTGCGTTAGAACCACAATGGGAGGCTCGTTTTGAACCCACCAGTTACGGTTTTAGACCCGCAAGAAGGACTCATGACGCGCTAGAGAGGATATTTTTCAATACCAAATCTGGCAAGTGGAGTCAAGTTTTCGAAGGCGATTTTGTGCGACAAGAAGTATCTCTTTCTTCATTTTAA
- the ltrA gene encoding group II intron reverse transcriptase/maturase yields MRLTPNDNICEPAKPDATDWESIKWYKVNRHVDSLQKRIYRASKDNDKKKVRDLQRQLMRSNSALLKAINRVTKENKGKSTPGIDGFKATSDRARGKLFDMLKKEKMKLHKPKPAYRKYIPKKNGKLRSLGIPTIKDRIYQEIIRMALEPEWEAKFEPTSYGFRPKRSTHDAARRIHYNIKWNKWCWVYEGDFRSCFDTLNHDFILKQIKGFPHYNLVKRFLEAGYVDNGVFHNTLEGTPQGGLLSPLLANIALHGMGEILGISYARYENKRGITYASRGKYRMVRYADDFLIFAQSKEDILKVESILQPYLDERGLVLAEDKTFIKHISEGFDFLGFNFRQYKTKDGLLCLNKPSKDSINKFKMKIDDICKSCYGNNVGVLIRRLNPVIRGTANYWRHVVSKKVFGAMDDYIWNKIYKFLRRLHGNKGKKWIKQRYFPYFNNGRYTGNWILTDPLTGDYLIKMKWTPIRRHIMIKHDYSPYDKDKIDYFDMRDKRYSYFTG; encoded by the coding sequence ATGAGATTAACTCCAAATGATAACATTTGTGAGCCCGCGAAACCAGATGCAACCGATTGGGAAAGTATTAAATGGTACAAAGTCAATCGGCATGTAGATAGTTTACAAAAACGAATATATCGTGCTAGTAAAGATAATGATAAGAAAAAAGTCCGTGATTTACAAAGACAATTGATGAGAAGTAATTCTGCTTTGTTAAAAGCAATTAATAGAGTTACTAAAGAAAATAAAGGAAAATCAACTCCTGGCATTGATGGTTTTAAAGCTACAAGTGACCGTGCTCGTGGTAAACTATTTGACATGCTCAAAAAGGAGAAAATGAAATTACATAAACCTAAACCTGCGTATCGAAAATACATTCCTAAAAAGAACGGTAAATTAAGGTCTTTGGGTATTCCCACTATTAAAGACCGTATTTATCAGGAGATAATTCGTATGGCATTAGAACCCGAATGGGAAGCGAAATTTGAACCTACAAGTTATGGATTTCGTCCCAAAAGAAGTACACACGATGCTGCGAGAAGAATACACTATAACATCAAATGGAATAAATGGTGTTGGGTGTACGAAGGAGATTTTCGCTCTTGCTTCGATACACTAAACCATGATTTCATACTTAAACAAATCAAAGGCTTTCCTCATTATAATCTTGTTAAAAGATTTTTGGAAGCTGGATATGTTGATAATGGTGTATTTCATAATACTCTTGAAGGAACTCCTCAAGGAGGATTACTCTCTCCACTACTTGCAAATATTGCATTACATGGTATGGGGGAAATATTAGGTATATCATACGCTAGATATGAAAATAAAAGAGGAATAACATATGCTTCTAGGGGCAAATACCGTATGGTGAGGTATGCTGATGATTTTTTGATTTTTGCACAATCTAAAGAAGATATACTGAAAGTCGAAAGCATCTTACAACCTTATCTTGACGAAAGAGGTTTGGTTTTAGCTGAGGATAAAACATTCATTAAACATATTTCCGAAGGATTCGATTTCTTAGGTTTCAATTTTAGACAATATAAAACCAAAGACGGTTTATTGTGCTTAAATAAACCTTCTAAGGATAGTATAAATAAGTTTAAAATGAAAATTGATGATATATGTAAATCCTGTTATGGAAATAATGTGGGAGTTTTAATAAGGCGACTGAATCCAGTCATTCGAGGTACTGCTAATTATTGGAGACATGTTGTTTCAAAGAAAGTATTCGGTGCTATGGATGATTATATTTGGAATAAAATATATAAGTTCTTGCGAAGATTACATGGAAACAAAGGTAAAAAGTGGATTAAACAAAGATATTTTCCTTATTTCAATAACGGTAGATATACTGGCAATTGGATTTTGACTGATCCATTGACTGGTGATTATCTAATTAAAATGAAATGGACTCCTATTAGGCGACATATTATGATAAAACATGATTATAGTCCTTATGATAAAGATAAAATTGATTATTTTGATATGCGCGATAAAAGATATTCTTATTTTACTGGATAA